In Pueribacillus theae, one DNA window encodes the following:
- a CDS encoding spore germination protein yields the protein MSNTMSFSKQNKGKQLKTISNEKMKTVYPTIEENVQYICAALFHTSDLKTRKVTWKEMSGVIIYLETMTDTEVLQRSFLLPLSEAVDRKHIEEIITSPEFTKTDNLNKVVSALLKGDCALFLNGGTKCFLFKSIQVNARTPEEPENEKVVRGAHKGFVENLDINLNLIRERIQNRQLTIKYFKLGKESNTNVAIIYMSELANPSVVEEVQKRLESISTDMIFSPGYIQECIEDHPFSPFQQILFTERPDRLEAHLMEGRVAIMSEGSSDASIVPVTFFAFFQAPDDFNIRFYGGSFFRLLRLFSFWGALTLPSIYIAVIGFHFEIIPYDVVTIVKSSIENIPFPPFLEAIIMAITIELIREAGIRLPSPIGQTIGIVGGLIIGDAVVNAGIVSNIVVIVIALTAIMSFSLPSYEMGNTVRILSLPIMIAAATLGFVGIVFSLMIIIIHMCKLQSFGTPYIAPLAPLHIKDLKDAIVRFPIWTMSHRPKNAQAQKSVRQRASREWKK from the coding sequence TTGAGCAACACCATGTCTTTTTCTAAGCAAAACAAAGGAAAACAATTAAAAACGATTTCAAATGAGAAAATGAAAACGGTCTATCCTACTATTGAGGAAAATGTTCAATATATTTGCGCAGCTTTATTCCATACAAGTGATTTAAAAACCCGAAAAGTGACATGGAAAGAAATGTCCGGGGTTATTATTTATTTGGAAACAATGACAGACACGGAAGTACTCCAACGAAGTTTCTTGCTCCCATTGTCAGAGGCTGTTGATCGAAAACATATCGAGGAAATTATAACAAGTCCGGAATTCACTAAGACAGATAACCTCAATAAGGTTGTATCCGCCTTGCTAAAAGGCGATTGTGCCCTTTTCTTAAATGGCGGGACGAAGTGTTTTTTATTTAAAAGCATTCAAGTAAATGCCCGTACACCTGAGGAGCCTGAAAATGAAAAGGTAGTCAGAGGGGCACACAAAGGATTCGTAGAAAACCTCGATATTAATTTAAACTTAATTAGGGAACGCATCCAAAATCGCCAGCTAACCATTAAATATTTTAAACTGGGAAAGGAATCGAATACAAACGTAGCGATTATCTATATGAGTGAGCTTGCCAACCCATCAGTCGTTGAGGAAGTTCAAAAGCGGCTTGAATCAATTTCAACCGACATGATTTTCAGCCCGGGATATATTCAGGAATGTATAGAAGATCATCCGTTTTCCCCGTTCCAACAAATTTTATTTACTGAAAGACCCGATCGGCTAGAAGCTCACTTAATGGAGGGAAGGGTAGCCATTATGAGTGAAGGCTCGTCTGATGCATCGATTGTGCCCGTCACATTTTTTGCTTTTTTTCAGGCGCCTGACGATTTCAATATCAGATTTTACGGAGGATCTTTTTTTCGTTTGCTGAGGTTATTCAGTTTTTGGGGAGCACTCACTCTTCCATCGATATACATTGCTGTTATCGGCTTTCACTTTGAAATTATTCCGTATGATGTGGTAACGATTGTAAAAAGCTCGATCGAAAATATTCCGTTTCCGCCATTTCTTGAAGCGATCATTATGGCCATCACTATTGAATTAATACGGGAAGCAGGAATTAGACTTCCATCGCCAATTGGCCAGACGATAGGCATTGTCGGAGGGCTTATTATTGGGGATGCAGTAGTTAATGCAGGCATCGTGTCAAACATCGTGGTCATCGTTATTGCCTTAACTGCGATCATGTCATTTTCTCTCCCCTCTTATGAAATGGGAAACACAGTCCGCATCTTATCCCTGCCCATCATGATTGCCGCAGCCACTCTTGGATTTGTAGGTATTGTATTTTCGCTTATGATCATCATCATCCATATGTGTAAATTGCAATCCTTTGGGACACCGTATATTGCGCCTTTAGCCCCTTTGCATATAAAAGATTTAAAGGATGCCATTGTCCGTTTTCCAATCTGGACAATGAGCCATCGTCCAAAAAATGCACAAGCACAAAAGTCGGTTAGACAAAGGGCCTCAAGGGAATGGAAAAAATGA
- a CDS encoding GerAB/ArcD/ProY family transporter — protein MEKMIGKKEITQFQLIFLLIQCQVGVNVVTLPFDVFMKAKGDSWISVLLTGVIIQIMIFLIWALMRRFPSSNLYGIVQSLFGKFIGKMIVILYSMYFIAIGSLVLTKFAYILNTWMMPLTPKWLLLVLMAFTAVYIVKENLQLMARFFVLSSVVLIGFISLAAYSLQDANPTFILPVGTNGVLPVIQGMEPSLYAFQGFEILMILYPFVQSDKKGVLKAATITNIFVTLFYSFLVITSLLFFSPEEFKLVPEPVLYLIKAFSFRIIERPDLLFTSMWIILVATTFMNTLYASSLGLSCVMNSKKITIFVIIAACICFLLAMTLHGKYDIASVSKVHNLFMFPFAFGLPILFLLISIIFNKKEQGNSG, from the coding sequence ATGGAAAAAATGATCGGTAAAAAAGAGATAACTCAATTTCAGTTGATCTTTTTATTAATTCAATGCCAAGTAGGCGTAAATGTCGTTACTTTGCCTTTCGATGTTTTTATGAAGGCAAAGGGAGATAGTTGGATATCTGTTTTGCTCACTGGAGTCATCATTCAAATCATGATCTTCTTAATCTGGGCATTAATGAGACGTTTTCCATCAAGTAATTTGTATGGCATTGTCCAATCTCTCTTTGGAAAGTTCATCGGAAAAATGATCGTCATCTTATATAGTATGTATTTTATTGCCATTGGAAGCCTGGTGCTGACAAAATTTGCTTATATCCTCAATACTTGGATGATGCCACTGACACCCAAATGGCTGTTGCTTGTGCTTATGGCATTTACAGCGGTTTATATTGTAAAAGAAAACCTTCAACTTATGGCCCGTTTCTTTGTTCTTTCTTCCGTTGTTTTAATTGGATTTATAAGCTTGGCTGCTTATTCCTTACAAGATGCAAACCCTACCTTTATTTTGCCTGTCGGAACAAATGGGGTCCTGCCAGTCATTCAGGGTATGGAGCCCAGTCTGTATGCATTTCAAGGATTCGAGATCTTGATGATCCTCTATCCCTTTGTTCAATCGGATAAAAAGGGTGTGCTAAAAGCGGCAACGATTACCAATATTTTTGTCACGCTTTTTTATTCATTCTTGGTAATAACCAGTTTGCTCTTTTTTAGTCCGGAAGAATTTAAGCTAGTACCTGAACCTGTCTTATATTTAATCAAGGCATTTTCTTTTAGAATCATTGAAAGGCCGGATTTGCTCTTTACGTCCATGTGGATTATCCTTGTGGCCACTACATTCATGAATACGTTGTACGCCTCCTCATTGGGGTTATCCTGCGTCATGAATTCAAAAAAAATAACTATTTTCGTTATCATAGCTGCATGTATCTGCTTTTTGTTAGCGATGACTCTTCATGGAAAGTATGACATCGCTTCAGTATCCAAAGTTCACAATCTGTTTATGTTTCCTTTCGCTTTTGGTTTACCGATTTTATTTCTTCTCATATCGATCATTTTCAACAAGAAGGAGCAGGGGAATAGCGGATGA
- a CDS encoding Ger(x)C family spore germination protein, which produces MTYRLSFIWAAILAIILSGCWDERLLKDRSLVLSIGYDQANDEKILKTVTYPKNSSEGGQQHTSSNESKVLSTTGETVKDAENRMDRILPEKFDRSKAKVILFGEQLASQGVFPTLDSIYRDLRGPLNATVAIIDGTAKEALSIKPGESILISDLYAELLDSAELQGLTKKENVQTACPIILSEGKDLVLPYVGLKEEEKTAEVKGLALFNGDQLTGKLGLKETGMFLILSDQKSKGLSLNLKVSNDKKRHEKNFVNIALRDLKRKIKINVNNGQIGAEVSVNLKVEIDEYASNHLNEEKEVKSLSKDIEKRLNKLAQKTLAKMQEANNDSLGLGERVKAYHHSTWKKIDWKKEYPDVPIETTFNVEIVQHGIIN; this is translated from the coding sequence ATGACCTATCGATTAAGCTTTATTTGGGCGGCCATATTGGCCATCATTCTTTCCGGATGCTGGGATGAACGCTTATTAAAGGATCGCAGCTTAGTATTATCTATTGGATATGACCAAGCAAACGACGAAAAAATACTCAAGACTGTTACCTATCCAAAAAACAGTAGTGAGGGGGGACAGCAACATACTTCTTCAAATGAAAGTAAAGTGTTATCTACGACCGGGGAAACAGTCAAAGATGCCGAAAATCGTATGGACCGGATCCTTCCTGAAAAATTTGACAGATCCAAGGCCAAAGTCATTCTTTTTGGTGAACAATTAGCTTCTCAAGGGGTTTTCCCTACTTTGGATTCAATCTATCGAGATTTAAGAGGACCATTAAATGCCACGGTAGCAATCATTGACGGAACAGCAAAAGAGGCATTGTCTATTAAGCCGGGAGAGTCTATCCTTATTAGTGATCTCTATGCAGAACTTCTTGACAGTGCCGAACTTCAGGGACTTACAAAAAAAGAAAATGTGCAAACCGCTTGTCCAATAATTTTATCAGAAGGTAAAGATCTCGTGTTGCCTTATGTTGGTTTAAAAGAGGAAGAAAAAACAGCAGAAGTAAAAGGATTGGCTTTGTTCAATGGTGATCAATTGACAGGTAAGTTGGGCCTTAAGGAAACGGGTATGTTCCTGATTTTGTCGGATCAAAAATCAAAGGGCTTATCATTAAACCTAAAAGTAAGCAATGATAAAAAAAGGCATGAAAAAAATTTTGTGAATATAGCCTTACGTGATCTCAAAAGAAAAATAAAAATAAACGTAAATAATGGGCAAATTGGTGCAGAAGTTAGCGTAAATCTCAAGGTGGAAATTGATGAATACGCATCAAATCATTTAAATGAGGAAAAAGAAGTAAAATCCCTCTCTAAAGATATAGAAAAAAGGTTAAATAAGTTGGCACAAAAAACATTGGCCAAAATGCAAGAGGCTAACAATGATTCATTGGGATTGGGTGAACGAGTGAAAGCATATCATCACTCCACATGGAAAAAAATCGATTGGAAAAAAGAATACCCTGACGTTCCGATTGAAACAACATTTAATGTAGAAATCGTTCAGCATGGGATTATTAATTAG
- a CDS encoding ABC transporter permease, producing the protein MGLWESFKIALISIWNHKIRSLLTMLGIIIGVGAVIIIVAIGEGAKEKIKDELFSTDKNAIELYSEPIPPEDGEEEMDSYWEEPIITDQMLEELKSVQGVKSVVGTNQGWGTMMYGEKEGEMEITGVDDNYFSALHIQIVEGRAFSKRDSDTNRIAMIDTVARETFFKESEKAIGEIVDINGSPYKIVGVYESPIPEQYRWAENGEMLMPRTLVSLMFGSPEVANVSILAEDADTISETGMMAADKLTELVGSEDVMYTASSMAEFEEELDTYYGTMTLFIGGIAAISLLVGGIGVMNIMLVSVTERTSEIGLRKAIGASRGRILLQFLIEAVTLTSLGGLLGLGFAATVSFIISQATEFHAVISIPVVIIGIAFSAFIGIVFGIIPANKASKLNPIEALRYE; encoded by the coding sequence ATGGGTCTATGGGAAAGCTTCAAAATCGCATTGATTTCCATTTGGAACCATAAAATCCGATCATTATTAACGATGCTTGGAATTATTATAGGCGTAGGGGCTGTCATTATCATCGTTGCAATTGGCGAAGGTGCGAAAGAAAAAATAAAAGACGAATTGTTCAGCACGGACAAAAATGCCATTGAACTTTATTCTGAGCCAATCCCTCCAGAAGATGGAGAAGAAGAAATGGACTCGTATTGGGAGGAGCCAATCATTACTGATCAAATGCTGGAAGAGCTAAAATCAGTGCAAGGTGTAAAGTCCGTAGTCGGGACAAACCAGGGATGGGGAACGATGATGTACGGCGAAAAAGAAGGGGAAATGGAAATCACCGGTGTCGACGACAATTATTTTTCGGCATTACATATTCAGATTGTGGAGGGACGGGCCTTTTCAAAAAGAGATTCAGACACAAACCGCATCGCCATGATCGACACAGTTGCGAGAGAAACGTTTTTTAAAGAGTCTGAAAAAGCAATTGGAGAAATTGTCGATATTAACGGAAGTCCGTATAAAATCGTTGGCGTTTATGAATCTCCCATCCCAGAGCAATATCGCTGGGCGGAAAATGGCGAGATGCTTATGCCGAGGACGCTCGTTTCTCTTATGTTTGGGTCGCCAGAAGTTGCCAATGTATCCATTTTAGCTGAAGATGCAGATACAATCTCTGAAACAGGGATGATGGCTGCTGACAAGCTGACTGAATTGGTTGGGTCTGAAGATGTTATGTATACAGCGTCGAGTATGGCAGAATTTGAAGAAGAATTAGATACTTATTACGGAACGATGACATTGTTTATTGGAGGTATTGCGGCTATTTCTCTCCTCGTCGGGGGAATTGGCGTCATGAATATTATGCTCGTGTCCGTCACGGAGCGAACGAGTGAGATCGGTTTGCGTAAAGCGATTGGTGCTTCAAGAGGAAGGATTTTGCTGCAGTTTTTAATTGAAGCTGTAACACTTACATCCCTCGGAGGCCTTCTTGGCCTTGGCTTTGCTGCAACTGTCTCCTTTATCATTAGCCAAGCGACAGAGTTCCACGCTGTTATTAGTATTCCAGTCGTCATTATTGGGATTGCCTTTTCCGCTTTTATCGGCATTGTTTTCGGGATTATTCCAGCAAACAAAGCTTCAAAATTGAACCCAATTGAAGCATTAAGATATGAATAA